The Chitiniphilus purpureus sequence CCATCAGGTTTTGTCGGCGGCGCCTAGTGAAGCAGCGCAGCCCCTCCCTCGTATGGCATGGGTTGGGAGGGATTGCCTATGGTGGTCTCGCCAAAGGTGGGATGCGTGGCCTCGGCCGGGCGGCACAGGTCCGGACTGTTGCATGCCCAGATGCTGATCCAGGCTTGCGGGTCCGGATTGACGCGCGCAAAGGTGCCCTGCGTGCGCCAGTATTCCGCCGGCCGGCACGTGTTCGCGCTGCACTCGGACGGGACCTCGAACCGGGTCAGACGCCCCAGCACCTGACCCTGCTCGCGTACCTCCACATAGGCCGGTATGGCCGTAGTGCCCCCCGCGATGCTCTGCAGGGAAACCTCCAGGTTGGTGCCCTGCCACTGCAGCCGCGCACTGTACCGGCTGGGCAGGCTGGCCGGCGGCGGCACCGGGTCCGCCGTCCTGATCCAGGCTCCCTGCAGCGTATCGTCGGGCGCCTCGCCCTGGGTCCACCACCTTGCCTGCCAGACCGCATCATCGAAAATCGCCCTGTCGTCCGCCTGATAGGCACGCGTTGCGGACCAGCGGGCAATCCCGTCCGGCCAGACCACTGTCCACGGCCCATGGAGGGGCCCGGGTTGCTGGCCCTGCGTCCACCACTGCGCCTCGTAGACAAGGCCGCTGCTGCTTGCGCGATCCCCTTTCTGATAGATCTTGCCAGCGTCCCAGGGTGGCGCGCTGAGCGAGTCCGGCACCGCCCAACCTGCGGCGGCAATCTGTTCATCCAGCAGCGCATGGACGATCGCACGGGGTTGATAGCTGTAGAGCCGGTAGGCGACCCGGATCTCGAATGGCATCGGGCAACTGTAGTCGCGACCGGAATCGGTCAGCGGCCGCCGGAGCGGCAGCTTGGCATCCTCGGGCGTGCGGAGCGGCAAGCGCGCGTGGTACCCGGTGTAGAAGGGATCGGGCGGCGGCGGCACACAGGTGGCCGCGGCTGTTGCGGCAAAGCCAAGAAAGAGCGCACCAAGCAACTTCAGGTTCATGTTGTCTCCGGAATTATGCGTATGGGGAATACCCCCGGCTCAACCTAGTAAACGCCGATATGGCAAACAAATAAGCACCTGATGAATTGGCGAAATGGGCCGACTGTCTTGTGCAGTGCAAATCAGGCCGGGCAATCCGAGGCACCGCCGACATGCCCGCCAATTGCCAATGGCAATCGCCAATCCGGGCAGGCATCCTGCCGCCACCGAATTGCCGGGCACGCCAACAGGTGTGCATCAGCAAATCACTACATCAGCAGATGGCAATGGAGCTGTTGTTTTTGAACACGTCCCAGCAGCAAAACCGCATGCACGATTGAACCCATGCTGCTGTCCTGGCACCGTGACATGGCCTGACGAACGGCCGGTACAGGCCCGCGTCGGGCATCCCATCAAACTGGAGGATGTACCCATGCAGTACAACAACAGATCACGCGGAGTGACAGTGGATGACAGCGGGCAGACCATGGCCGGGCGTGGCACCGCCGGCCAGGGCAGGCCGAACCGATTGATGCAGTTGCTGCTGACCGCCCTGCTCGCCACCGGCATGCACGGCGCACTGGCGGCGGCATGGCAGGCCAGCGCTGCCTATGCGCAGGGCGACATCGTGGCGCATCAGGGCCAGGAGTGGCAGGCCAAGTGGTGGACGCGCGGCGAGGCACCGGGCCCGCAGGCCCAGGCGTGGCAGCCGGCGCCGTCGGAGGATGCGCCCGCGTGGCAGGCGGGCACCGCCTACCAGGCCGGGCAGGTCGTGCTGCACGAGGGCAAGCTCTACCAGGCACAGTGGTGGACCCGCGGCAACGTACCGGCGCCGCAAGGACCGTGGAAATCGCTGGGCACCGGCGTGAAGGCCAAGCAGTTCGTGCGCGTGCCGGGTGGCACCTTCATCATGGGCGCCACCGTGGCCGGCAATGTCAACTACCCCAACGAGTATCCGGTGCACCCGGTGACGCTGTCGCCGTTCTATCTGAGCAGCACCGAGGTCACCTACCGCCAGTTCGACCGCTACACCCGCGCCACCGGCCAGCCGCTGCTCAGCTCGCTCGACGCCGGCGGCATGGATTTCGGGCGTGGCGAGAACCCGGCGGTCAACGTGTCGTGGTTTGCCGCGATCAAATACATCAACTGGCTCAACCAGCAAAAGGGCTGGCCCCGCGCCTACGACGAGACCACCGGCGACCTGCTCGATGCCGCCGGCCAGCCGACCACCGATGTCGCCAAGGTGATCGGCTATCGGCTGCCCACCGAGGCGGAGTGGGAATACGCAGCGCGTGACCGCGGCCAGGACATCATCAACGCCTGGGGCAATGGCGCACCGCTGATCAATGGCAAACCCGCCGCCAATATCGCCGACATCAGCCTCAAGACCTTCTTCGAAGGCGAGCTTGGCATTCCGCTGCCGCCATGGATGGTCATCTGGGAAGTCACCGACGGCTATCCGCGGCTGGCACCGGTAGGCAGCTTCATCCCCAACTCGCTGGGGGTCTACGACCTGTCCGGCAATGCCTGGGAATGGACCACCGACAAGGAGCGCGTCTACACCACGGCCGCGCAGACCAATCCGGTGGGCGTCAGCGACGCGCCAGGCCGCGTGATGCGTGGCGCGAGCTGGGACAACGGTCAGGAGATGCACATCACCGACCGCTATGCCGGCAACCCGGCCGAATCCACCGGCGCCACCGGCTTCCGGCTGGCACGTTCGGTAGTGGCCGGCCAGGAAGATCGCGGTGACTGACGCGAACGGCTGACGTAGTGCAACGGCGACCATGCCAACGGCATTGGTCGCCGTTTTCATTGGTGCCTTGCCCCAGCCGGTAATCGCAGCCCCAGCTGCCTGTCGCATCGGCACGCGGCAACCCACCTGCATCAGCACATCAGTGGATGGTGATCAACCTGTTGTTTATCAACGACTTTCCAACAAAAGGACTGCGCGCGATTGAAGCCATGCCACGCTCCTGGCACCGTGTCCTGGTCCGATGGCCTACCCATACAGGCGGGCATCGGGCCCCCACCAATTGGAGGATGCACCCATGCAATACAACAACAAATCATGCGTAGTGGCAGTGGATAAAACCGGTCAGGCTGCCGTTGGACACAGTGTTCAGCGACAGCCCGGGGTGAACCGGGTGAAGCAGTTGCTCCTGGCCGCCCTGTGTGCAGTCGGCATGCAGGGTGCCTGGGCAGCGGCCTGGCAAGCCGACATCGCTTACAACCAAGGCGACATCGTGACCTACCAGGGCCAGGAGTGGCAGGCCAAGTGGTGGACCAAGGGCAGCGCGCCGAATGGCAGCGCCGGTGCATGGCAACCGGCACCGCCGGAAGACGCCGCGTCCTGGCAGGCC is a genomic window containing:
- a CDS encoding carbohydrate-binding protein gives rise to the protein MNLKLLGALFLGFAATAAATCVPPPPDPFYTGYHARLPLRTPEDAKLPLRRPLTDSGRDYSCPMPFEIRVAYRLYSYQPRAIVHALLDEQIAAAGWAVPDSLSAPPWDAGKIYQKGDRASSSGLVYEAQWWTQGQQPGPLHGPWTVVWPDGIARWSATRAYQADDRAIFDDAVWQARWWTQGEAPDDTLQGAWIRTADPVPPPASLPSRYSARLQWQGTNLEVSLQSIAGGTTAIPAYVEVREQGQVLGRLTRFEVPSECSANTCRPAEYWRTQGTFARVNPDPQAWISIWACNSPDLCRPAEATHPTFGETTIGNPSQPMPYEGGAALLH
- a CDS encoding SUMF1/EgtB/PvdO family nonheme iron enzyme; this encodes MQYNNRSRGVTVDDSGQTMAGRGTAGQGRPNRLMQLLLTALLATGMHGALAAAWQASAAYAQGDIVAHQGQEWQAKWWTRGEAPGPQAQAWQPAPSEDAPAWQAGTAYQAGQVVLHEGKLYQAQWWTRGNVPAPQGPWKSLGTGVKAKQFVRVPGGTFIMGATVAGNVNYPNEYPVHPVTLSPFYLSSTEVTYRQFDRYTRATGQPLLSSLDAGGMDFGRGENPAVNVSWFAAIKYINWLNQQKGWPRAYDETTGDLLDAAGQPTTDVAKVIGYRLPTEAEWEYAARDRGQDIINAWGNGAPLINGKPAANIADISLKTFFEGELGIPLPPWMVIWEVTDGYPRLAPVGSFIPNSLGVYDLSGNAWEWTTDKERVYTTAAQTNPVGVSDAPGRVMRGASWDNGQEMHITDRYAGNPAESTGATGFRLARSVVAGQEDRGD